The Cetobacterium somerae ATCC BAA-474 genomic interval TAATAATCCTGAATGGATTATAGTTGATACAAGAGATAGTAATGAATATAATGGATGGAATTTATCTAATCTAAAAATAAATGGACATATAAAAGGAGCTACTGATTTATCTGCTAATTGGTTAAAGACAAAATATTTGAACTCTAATAATAAAGAGATATTAAAGCAAAGAGTTTTAGAAAAAGGAATTATACCAGAAAAAAATATTGTTTTATATGGAACATCTACAGAAATGAAAGATGTAGAGAAATACTTAAAAGAAAATGGTGTAAAAAATATTTATTTTTATGATTTTGAAAAAAATAAAGATTATGATAGATTACCTTTTGAAACATACAAGAATTATGAAATTTTAGTTCCAGCAACTTGGGTAAAAAATGCTATGGACAAAAATGAGATTAAGGTTTTTGAAGTATCTTGGGGAAGTATAAAAGATGCTGCTGTATATTTAGCTGGGCATATTCCAGGAGCACCACATATTAATACAGATAGTATAGAGCCACCACCAAAATGGATGCTAAATACGGATGAAAATTTAATTAAATTTGCGGAAGAGATGGGAATATCTAAAAATGATAGAGTTGTTCTTTATGGTGAAAATGTTATGGCATCATATAGATTAGCTATAATTTTAAAATATCTTGGAGTAAAAGATGTAAGAGTTTTAAATGGCGGTTTAGATGCTTGGAAAGATGCAGGATACAAAACAGAAATGGGAATTGTTAAACCAACTCCAATTAAAGATTTTGGATCTAAAACTCCTTTAAATAAAAGTTTAATAGTAAATGAAAATGGAGCAAAGCAAGTTTTAAAAGATAATAAAAATTCAAAACTTTTAGTAGATATTAGATCATACAATGAGAGAATTGGAAAAGAATCAGGATATTCATATATGGATAGAAAAGGCAGAATTACAGGATCTGTATGGGGAAAATCTGGAACTAAATCAACAACATTGGAAGACTATAGAAATATTGATAATACAATGAGAAACGGTTATGAAATTATCTCTATGTGGTCTGGATTAGGAATTAATACAAATAAAGAGTTAACATTTTTCTGTGGATCGGGATGGAGAGCAGCAGAAGTATTATTTTATTCTCAAGTGATGGGATTAAAAAATAATGCTCTTTATTCCAATGGTTGGATGGAATGGAGTGAAGATAGTTCAAATCCAATTGAAACAGGGATAGAGAACTAAATAGCAAAAAGCAGCTTAATAAATAGGCTGCTTTTTCTTTATTTTTAAATTATTGGGATTCTCAAAAGATATAAAAAATCTTTTTTACTTTTAAACATAATTAAATCTGTGAATGTTAAATAAAACTCATTTTTTGGTGAGTATTCATTTTCTTTTATCCAATTCAAAAGATTTTCAACAATATTTTGCTCTTCAAAAGCACCTTTACCATAAACACAAGCATATTTTCCTTTAGGAATAACTATTGATTTATTTGTATGATTTTCTTTCATACTAGCAATAAGACAATCTTTAGTAAATCTATTTTTTTTCCAATTATTAAAGGAAACCTTAAACCCTCTTAAAACAGGTGTTAAATTATTACTAATTTCAAAATTATCAATATTTTTTAATGTTTTGCTTAATTCTCCTAAAGAATGAACAGGGCCATTATAAATAATCCCTTTAATATCAGCAGTTTCATCTATAAATGGAATACCAACCTTTTTTTCTAATTGAAAATTTTCTTTAAATTTATTCCAACTTTCAACTAGTTCTTTTTCTGTATTTTTTAATTTTTTTATTTCTAATTTTGTTTCTAATAACACTTTTTCAAATAGTTGTAAAGTGTGTTCATAATCCATATTTTCAAAATGACTTTTTATATATTCAATAGAAAATCCCAAATGTCTCATATGATTAATTACTTTTAATGTAATTATTTGCATAGGTGTATAGTAACGGTAATTAGTATCGTCATTTTTAAAAGCTGGAGAAAGTAAACCAACCTTATCATAATATCGGAGAGTTGATATTGGAATATTCGTAGATTTAGAAACTTCTCCTATTGTAAAAAATTCATCAAACATATTATCTCCTAATAATTTTTTTTATATATATTTTCATATCATTAACTAAATAATAGAAAACAGGAATAACAATTAATGTAAATAAAGTAGCAGTGGAAAGTCCAAATATAACAACAAAGGACATACCAGCATACATTTCAGAGCCATCACCATTACTTATAGCTAAAGGAATCATTCCCAAAACAGTAGTTAAAGTAGTCATAAGAATTGGTCTAAGTCTTGTTTTACCAGATACAATAAGAGCTCGGTTAATATTATCACCAGCTTCTCTTCTAATATTTATAAAATCAATTAAAACTATAGCATTATTAACGACTATTCCAGCAAGCATTACAAAACCAACAGCAACCATAGCATCAAGATTAACCCTAAATAAAGCTAAACTGTACAGAGCACCCATAGTTGAAAGGGGAATTGAAAGCAAAATAATAAATGGAAGAATAAAAGATTCAAATTGCCAAACTAAAATAAAATAGATTAAGAATATGGCAACTAAGAAACTTATGAAAAGTTGATTTCCCATATCAGCCATATCAGCACTATCTCCACCAAATCCAAAAGAAATACTTTCAGGGACACCTAAATTATTAAACGTTTCTATAATAGAGTTTTTAGCACTTTGTAAATCAAATCCATTTTCTAAGTTAGCATAAAGAACAACTTTCTTTTTTTTATCTTTTTTTTCAATCTTAGATGGACCTTCTTCTAAAACAAGGTTAGCTATGTCAGAGATTCTAATATTTTTTCTATTATCTAAAGTAATCCGAGAGTCCATTAGTAGTTTTGTAGAAGTTCTATATTTTTTTTGAAGTTGTACGGTCACATCGATCTCTTGATTATCACCATTTATCGTGATTGGCTGTCCTCCTAAAATTTGAGTTTTAATCATTAGTGCTAGACTTTCAATGTCAACTCCATAAAACTTGGCTTTTTCTCTATCCACAATAATCTTCCCTTCAGGTTTTCCGCCTTCAAAAGAAGAGGAAATATCTGTTATTCCATTGATATAGTACATTTTTTCTTTTAACTTTTCAGATATTTCTTTTAGTTGTGATTCATTATCAGAGTAAAGTTCAAATTCAACATCGTAAATACCATCAGAACCGAATACATAAGAAGGAACAACAGTTAAAATAACGTCTGGAATACCTGTAAAAGTTAATCTTAAATTTTTAACAATTTCTTGTAAACTTTCCTTTCTAGATGTTTTTAGTCCAGCATTTATATTTAAAATAGCATTGCTAGTATCTCCAGACATAGTATATGAGTTAACAATAGATATATCTTTAACTTTATTTTCTAATATACTTCCAATTCTATTACTCATATTTATATCGGCACTAGAAGGAAGCTTCGCAACAATAGCGAATCTTCCTTCATCAGTTGTAGGAATAAATCCTCCGCCTAACGTTGAAGCTGCAAAAATAGAACCTATAAAAAGTAATATAGTTAAAATAGCAGTAATTCCTCTATTTTTAATAGCCCATCTTAGAATTGAAAGATATATTCTTTTTAGTTTTTTTATAAATTTTCCTTCTGAGTTTATATCTTTTTTTTCATTCAATATTTTACTTGAAAGCATAGGAACAAAAACCAAGGCAACAATTAATGAGGCAAATAATGAATAAGAGATAGAATATGAAAGATCTTTGAATTGTTCCTTAGCCATTCCCTCTTGAAAAACTATTGGTAAAAATACAGAAATTGTTGTTAAAGTTGATGCTAAAACAGGAAGGCCCATTTCAGCGGCTCCATCTTTAGCAGCTTGAACTCTATTCTTCCCAAGTTCACTCATATGTCTATATATATTATCTAAAACAACAACAGAGTTATCAACAAGCATACCAATTCCTAAAGATAATCCCATTAGTGAGACAAGGTTTAGTGTTAAACCTTGAGCATTTAAAAGAAAAAATGTAAAAATAACAGATATTGGTATAGCTACAGCAATAACTATAGTAGCAGATATACTTTTTAAAAACAAATACAATATACCTGAAGCTAAAATTAAACCAATAATTCCAGTTTCTTTAACATTATTTATTGAATTATTAATTGTAATTGTAGAGTCAAAGTCGTAATCGATAGTAGAATTTAAAGGTAGGGAGTTTTTAACTCCTTTTAAAGTCTTATTAATAGAATCTACAATTTCAATAGCGTTCCCATCATCAGTTTTAGCAACAACGATAACTAGACCATCGGAACTATTTTTTCTAAATAAACTAGAAGGGTCTTTAGTATCAATTCTAATATCTGCAACATCTTTTAGTCTTAGAAGATGACCATTATTATTTTTTAAAATAATATTTTCAATTTCTTGAGGAGTTTTTAACTCCCCTTGAACTTTTATATAAAACTCTTTTTCACCTTCTTTAACTTGTCCACCAGGAATAGTAGTACTTGCCCTAGATATTAAATTAGAAACTTCTAAAATTCCAAGGTTATAGTTTTCGAGTTTTTCAGGATCAATTTCGACTAAAACCTCTTGTTCTTTACCACCAAAAATTATAATTTGCGAAACACCTTCGATTCTCTCTAAAAGTGGTTTTAAACTATTTTCAGCATAAGTTCTAACTTCCATGGGGTCTCCTCCAGACATAGTTAAAACAGCAGCTGGAATAGAACCCATAGATTGTTCTCTAATAGATGGTTCTTCAATATCTTCAGGTAATTTATTTTTTATTTGGTTAATTTCATTTTGTATTAAAGTTATTTTTGTTTCGATGTCAGTTCCATATTTAAATTTTACATTTATTTTTGATGTCTCTGAACTTGATGTAGAAGAATATTCTGTGATACCATCAACATTTGGAAGAATATCTTCAACTTTTTTGGTAATCATTTTATCAACATCTTCAGGAGTAGCTCCTTTCCACTCAATAGTAATTCTAACGGTTGGATTGGATGTATTTGGCATTAGTTCTATTGGCATTTTTGATAGACCTAATAGACCAAAGAATATCATAGATATTATAATCATTGTTGCTGTTGCAGGTTTTTTTATAGAAAATTCAGAAAGTAATCTCATGACTAAATCTCCCTCACTTTATCGTTATTATTAAGAAGATATTGTCCTTGAACAACAACTTTATCTCCCTCTTTAAAATTCTTAAAATATATTTCTTGAAGATTTCCTTGAGAGATTCCACGATCAACTTTATAAATGATGGATTGATTGTCACGAATAACTGCAATATATGAGTAAAGATCTTTAATCATAACAGCTTCTTGAGGAACAAAAAGTCCATTAATTTCCGTTTGCTCCATTTCTACTTTACCGTACATCCCTTTTAAAATAGATTTGTCATTATTTGGAATTTGTATTTTAATATTATATTTTTTTGTATTAGTATCAGCAGATAAATTTATTTCACTAACTTTTCCAATAACGGTTTTATCTAAATCTGAAATATAAACTTTAGCTTCTTTTTCAGGAGTTATATTTTTAATATCTTCTCCATTTACAGCAATTTTTATTTCCATTATATTATTTTCAATCACAGTTAACAGCTTAGAATTAGAAGGTATTTTTTCGTTATTTTTAATATCCAAATCCGTTATGACTCCAGATATATCAGATTTTACAAAAAGTCTTTTATAATTATCATTGGCTCTTATAAAATTAGCTTCTGCAATTTTTAATTCCCCTAAACTTTGTTCCATATTATTTTTAGATTGAAGATATAGTTCCTCTGAAATAAGTTTCTTTTCAAATAAATTTTTATATTTTTCAAAGGAAATCTTAGATGTATTATAATTTGATCTAGATTTAATTAGTGTACCTTCTGCTTCAAAATAGCTAGCTTCAGTAGCCGCATCTGTTAA includes:
- a CDS encoding sulfurtransferase, with the protein product MKKILFLLIILSTILLGKDIKTNELLKNLNNPEWIIVDTRDSNEYNGWNLSNLKINGHIKGATDLSANWLKTKYLNSNNKEILKQRVLEKGIIPEKNIVLYGTSTEMKDVEKYLKENGVKNIYFYDFEKNKDYDRLPFETYKNYEILVPATWVKNAMDKNEIKVFEVSWGSIKDAAVYLAGHIPGAPHINTDSIEPPPKWMLNTDENLIKFAEEMGISKNDRVVLYGENVMASYRLAIILKYLGVKDVRVLNGGLDAWKDAGYKTEMGIVKPTPIKDFGSKTPLNKSLIVNENGAKQVLKDNKNSKLLVDIRSYNERIGKESGYSYMDRKGRITGSVWGKSGTKSTTLEDYRNIDNTMRNGYEIISMWSGLGINTNKELTFFCGSGWRAAEVLFYSQVMGLKNNALYSNGWMEWSEDSSNPIETGIEN
- a CDS encoding MerR family transcriptional regulator, whose product is MFDEFFTIGEVSKSTNIPISTLRYYDKVGLLSPAFKNDDTNYRYYTPMQIITLKVINHMRHLGFSIEYIKSHFENMDYEHTLQLFEKVLLETKLEIKKLKNTEKELVESWNKFKENFQLEKKVGIPFIDETADIKGIIYNGPVHSLGELSKTLKNIDNFEISNNLTPVLRGFKVSFNNWKKNRFTKDCLIASMKENHTNKSIVIPKGKYACVYGKGAFEEQNIVENLLNWIKENEYSPKNEFYLTFTDLIMFKSKKDFLYLLRIPII
- a CDS encoding efflux RND transporter permease subunit; this encodes MRLLSEFSIKKPATATMIIISMIFFGLLGLSKMPIELMPNTSNPTVRITIEWKGATPEDVDKMITKKVEDILPNVDGITEYSSTSSSETSKINVKFKYGTDIETKITLIQNEINQIKNKLPEDIEEPSIREQSMGSIPAAVLTMSGGDPMEVRTYAENSLKPLLERIEGVSQIIIFGGKEQEVLVEIDPEKLENYNLGILEVSNLISRASTTIPGGQVKEGEKEFYIKVQGELKTPQEIENIILKNNNGHLLRLKDVADIRIDTKDPSSLFRKNSSDGLVIVVAKTDDGNAIEIVDSINKTLKGVKNSLPLNSTIDYDFDSTITINNSINNVKETGIIGLILASGILYLFLKSISATIVIAVAIPISVIFTFFLLNAQGLTLNLVSLMGLSLGIGMLVDNSVVVLDNIYRHMSELGKNRVQAAKDGAAEMGLPVLASTLTTISVFLPIVFQEGMAKEQFKDLSYSISYSLFASLIVALVFVPMLSSKILNEKKDINSEGKFIKKLKRIYLSILRWAIKNRGITAILTILLFIGSIFAASTLGGGFIPTTDEGRFAIVAKLPSSADINMSNRIGSILENKVKDISIVNSYTMSGDTSNAILNINAGLKTSRKESLQEIVKNLRLTFTGIPDVILTVVPSYVFGSDGIYDVEFELYSDNESQLKEISEKLKEKMYYINGITDISSSFEGGKPEGKIIVDREKAKFYGVDIESLALMIKTQILGGQPITINGDNQEIDVTVQLQKKYRTSTKLLMDSRITLDNRKNIRISDIANLVLEEGPSKIEKKDKKKKVVLYANLENGFDLQSAKNSIIETFNNLGVPESISFGFGGDSADMADMGNQLFISFLVAIFLIYFILVWQFESFILPFIILLSIPLSTMGALYSLALFRVNLDAMVAVGFVMLAGIVVNNAIVLIDFINIRREAGDNINRALIVSGKTRLRPILMTTLTTVLGMIPLAISNGDGSEMYAGMSFVVIFGLSTATLFTLIVIPVFYYLVNDMKIYIKKIIRR
- a CDS encoding efflux RND transporter periplasmic adaptor subunit, translated to MNKILLTLFFTLILVGCKDKKVTQDVKSEIIKDVKVQELKIQNIKNTKIYNGDINPLKEVSIITPTGGYAKNIKYKNGDIINSETTILTLTDAATEASYFEAEGTLIKSRSNYNTSKISFEKYKNLFEKKLISEELYLQSKNNMEQSLGELKIAEANFIRANDNYKRLFVKSDISGVITDLDIKNNEKIPSNSKLLTVIENNIMEIKIAVNGEDIKNITPEKEAKVYISDLDKTVIGKVSEINLSADTNTKKYNIKIQIPNNDKSILKGMYGKVEMEQTEINGLFVPQEAVMIKDLYSYIAVIRDNQSIIYKVDRGISQGNLQEIYFKNFKEGDKVVVQGQYLLNNNDKVREI